One Drosophila virilis strain 15010-1051.87 chromosome 5, Dvir_AGI_RSII-ME, whole genome shotgun sequence DNA window includes the following coding sequences:
- the LOC6625988 gene encoding sodium-dependent nutrient amino acid transporter 1: MEQSSNNNGYLNPAFVGSPNASTISIPGAYKTQTEGGATPTPIEISTERKASEAQEPNASPDVEQGKQRDGWNNDIEFLMSCIALSVGLGNVWRFPFIALENGGGAFLIPYLIVLLLVGKPVYYLEMLMGQFSSRGSVKVYDFVPIMRGIGYGQVLATGIVTTYYATLMALTLRYFVESFYPTLPWSYCREEWGSSCLDSAPHQESAVNGNQSTVRTTSAEFYFTNIILREKASIDDGIGYPSWSLSLTLAIAWLIIASIMFRGVKSSGKASYFLALFPYLVMLILLVRALTLPGASDGVLYFLKPQWHKLLEPQVWYAAVTQVFFSLAICFGNIIMYASYNRFGQNIYRDANIVTTLDTFTSLLSGIIIFGILGNLAYENNTTDISSVVNGGPGLAFISYPDAIAKFKVLPQVFSVLFFLMLFVLGIGSNVGMVSCLTTVLKDQFTQIKQWHIVVFISIVGYLLGLLYITPGGQFVLNLLDFFGATFVALVLAIFELVAIGWVYGVKRVCRDAEFMLGIKTSIYYRICWAVITPLLMFAILVYMLALYEPLKYKDYTYQSGVYVFGWCLSAFGVGQLLIWAVPAVRRQPAELSLWQRIRKAFEPLPNWGPADPNTLKRYQLYVEQANVSALFQRSGIWHKIYDNIFG, from the exons atggagcagagcagcaacaacaatggctaCCTCAATCCCGCCTTTGTGGGCTCACCGAATGCCTCCACCATATCCATTCCGGGCGCCTATAAAACCCAAACCGAGGGTggcgccacgcccacgcccataGAAATTTCGACTGAGCGCAAAGCGAGTGAAGCGCAGGAGCCAAACGCTAGCCCGGATGTGGAGCAGGGCAAACAACGGGATGGCTGGAATAATGATATTGAGTTTCTTATGTCCTGCATTGCGCTGAGCGTGGGCCTGGGCAATGTTTGGCGTTTTCCCTTCATCGCACTGGAAAATGGCGGCGGTGCATTCCTGATTCCCTACCTTATTGTGCTCTTATTGGTGGGCAAGCCGGTTTACTATTTGGAAATGTTGATGGGACAGTTTTCAAGTCGCGGCAGCGTCAAGGTCTACGACTTTGTGCCCATTATGCGAg GCATCGGCTATGGTCAGGTGCTGGCCACGGGCATTGTGACCACCTACTATGCCACCTTAATGGCGCTCACGCTGCGCTATTTTGTGGAATCATTTTATCCCACTCTACCCTGGAGCTACTGCCGCGAGGAATGGGGCTCTAGCTGTTTGGATTCGGCACCGCATCAGGAGAGCGCTGTGAACGGTAATCAGTCAACGGTGCGCACCACCTCGGCTGAGTTTTATTTTAC AAACATTATTCTGCGCGAGAAGGCGAGCATCGATGATGGCATTGGCTATCCCAGCTGGAGTCTGTCCTTGACTTTGGCCATTGCTTGGCTCATTATCGCGAGCATTATGTTCCGTGGCGTTAAGAGCTCTGGCAAAGCTTCATATTTCCTCGCTCTGTTCCCCTACCTGGTCATGCTGATATTGCTGGTGCGCGCCCTGACCCTGCCGGGTGCTTCGGATGGTGTCCTTTACTTTCTGAAACCACAATGGCACAAGCTGCTGGAGCCGCAGGTGTGGTATGCAGCTGTTACCCAGGTCTTCTTCTCGCTGGCCATATGCTTTGGCAATATTATCATGTACGCCTCCTACAATCGTTTTGGCCAGAATATATACAG AGATGCCAACATTGTAACCACATTGGACACATTCACCTCGCTGCTCTCTGGCATCATAATCTTCGGCATACTAGGCAATCTGGCATATGAGAATAACACAACGGACATATCAAGTGTGGTCAATGGCGGACCGGGGTTGGCTTTTATATCGTATCCGGATGCAATTGCCAAGTTTAAGGTGCTGCCGCAGGTCTTCTCGGTGCTGTTCTTTCTCATGCTCTTTGTGCTTGGGATTGGCAGCAATGTGGGCATGGTCTCGTGCCTGACCACCGTGTTGAAAGATCAGTTTACACAGATAAAACAGTGGCATATCGTCGTGTTTATATCGATTGTTGGCTATCTGCTGGGTCTGTTGTATATAACACCCGGCGGCCAGTTTGTGCTGAACCTGTTGGACTTCTTTGGCGCCACATTTGTGGCCTTAGTCTTGGCCATCTTTGAACTGGTGGCCATTGGCTGGGTCTATGGCGTGAAGCGTGTTTGTCGCGATGCGGAATTTATGCTGGGCATAAAGACATCCATCTACTATCGCATCTGTTGGGCTGTGATAACGCCGCTGCTGATGTTCGCCATACTGGTCTACATGCTGGCACTGTACGAGCCGCTTAAGTACAAGGACTACACCTATCAGTCTGGCGTTTATG TCTTTGGCTGGTGCCTGAGCGCCTTTGGCGTGGGCCAGCTGCTCATTTGGGCGGTGCCTGCTGTGAGACGTCAGCCCGCCGAGCTAAGCCTTTGGCAGCGCATACGCAAAGCTTTTGAGCCACTGCCCAACTGGGGACCCGCCGACCCCAACACGCTTAAGCGCTATCAGCTCTATGTGGAGCAGGCGAATGTAAGCGCCCTGTTCCAGCGCAGCGGTATCTGGCACAAAATCTATGACAATATCTTTGGCTAG